Proteins from a genomic interval of Shewanella seohaensis:
- the gorA gene encoding glutathione-disulfide reductase, which produces MAQHFDYICLGAGSGGIASANRAAMRGAKVLLIEAKHVGGTCVNVGCVPKKVMWYGAHIAEAMNLYAKDYGFDVSVNKFDWNTLVNSREAYIGRIHEAYGRGFTNNKVTLLNGYGRFVNGNTIEVNGEHYTADHILIATGGAPTIPNIPGAEYGIDSDGFFALREQPKRVAVVGAGYIAVEVAGVLHALGSETHLFVRKHAPLRNFDPMLIDALVDAMKTEGPTLHTNSVPQSVVKNADDSLTLHLENGESVTVDCLIWAIGRSPATGNIGLENTDVQLDSKGYVITDAQQNTTHKGIYCVGDIMAGGVELTPVAVKAGRLLSERLFNGMSDAKMDYSQIPTVVFSHPPIGTMGLTEPEARAQYGDDNVKVYTSGFTSMYTAVTSHRQACKMKLVCAGKEEKVVGIHGIGFGMDEILQGFGVAMKMGATKADFDAVVAIHPTGAEEFVTMR; this is translated from the coding sequence ATGGCTCAACATTTTGACTATATCTGCCTAGGCGCAGGCAGCGGCGGTATCGCCTCAGCTAACCGAGCTGCCATGCGTGGCGCTAAAGTTCTACTCATCGAAGCGAAACATGTTGGCGGCACCTGCGTAAACGTGGGCTGCGTACCTAAAAAAGTCATGTGGTATGGCGCGCATATCGCCGAAGCCATGAACCTCTACGCCAAAGATTATGGATTTGATGTTTCAGTCAACAAATTCGACTGGAACACCTTAGTGAACAGCCGCGAAGCCTATATCGGTCGTATCCACGAGGCCTACGGTCGCGGTTTTACCAATAACAAAGTCACCCTGCTCAATGGTTATGGCCGCTTCGTTAATGGCAACACCATTGAAGTGAATGGCGAGCACTATACGGCTGACCATATCCTGATCGCTACCGGCGGCGCACCAACTATCCCAAACATTCCTGGTGCGGAATACGGTATTGATTCCGATGGTTTCTTCGCCCTGCGCGAACAACCTAAACGTGTCGCTGTCGTCGGCGCTGGCTATATCGCCGTCGAAGTCGCGGGCGTGTTACACGCGCTTGGCAGCGAGACTCACCTGTTTGTGCGTAAACATGCGCCGCTGCGTAACTTCGATCCTATGCTGATCGACGCCCTAGTCGATGCCATGAAGACCGAAGGCCCAACCCTGCACACCAACAGTGTTCCTCAATCTGTGGTCAAAAATGCCGACGACAGCCTGACTCTGCACCTCGAAAATGGCGAAAGCGTGACCGTAGATTGCCTGATTTGGGCCATTGGCCGCTCACCCGCGACGGGCAATATCGGTTTAGAAAACACCGACGTGCAATTGGATAGCAAAGGCTATGTGATTACCGACGCGCAGCAAAACACCACCCACAAAGGCATTTATTGCGTGGGCGATATTATGGCGGGCGGCGTGGAGCTGACTCCCGTTGCGGTTAAAGCGGGTCGTTTACTCTCTGAGCGCCTATTTAACGGCATGAGCGATGCCAAAATGGATTACAGCCAAATCCCAACCGTGGTCTTCAGCCATCCTCCGATTGGCACTATGGGATTAACCGAGCCAGAAGCCCGCGCGCAATATGGTGATGATAATGTGAAGGTTTACACCTCAGGCTTTACCTCCATGTATACCGCCGTCACTAGCCATCGCCAGGCCTGTAAGATGAAGCTAGTCTGCGCCGGTAAAGAAGAGAAAGTCGTTGGTATTCATGGCATTGGTTTTGGTATGGACGAAATTCTCCAAGGTTTTGGTGTCGCAATGAAAATGGGCGCCACCAAAGCTGATTTCGATGCCGTTGTTGCCATCCACCCCACTGGGGCTGAGGAATTTGTTACGATGCGATAA
- the prlC gene encoding oligopeptidase A, translated as MSNPLLNGAKLPLFSQIKPEHIQVAVEQAIAQCRAKIDEVLQNSGPFTWDNLVAPLEQVDDELSQIWSPVSHMNSVVSTDEWRAAHDACLPLLSEYGTYVGQHQGLYQAYKSLRASPEFDQLSQAQQMVIEHSLRDFELSGIGLDDGQKVRYGEIVKRLSELTSGFSNQLLDATQAWTKLITDEAELAGLPDSAKAAAKAMAEAREQEGWLFTLDFPSYLPVMTYSENRSLREECYRAFVTRASDQGTNAGEFDNGPLMDEILALRHELAQLLGFDSFAEKSLATKMAETPAQVMAFLNELALRSKDQAKAELAELKAFALEQYGVSEMASWDLSFYAEKLQQHKYEISQELLRPYFPEDKVLSGLFYTVSRLFGLKIVEQTEFDRWHKDVRFFDIFDETGEHRGSFYLDLYARTGKRGGAWMDDCRVRRNTPHGLQKPVAYLTCNFNGPVDGKPALFTHDEVTTLFHEFGHGIHHMLTKIDVAGVSGINGVPWDAVELPSQFMENWCWQEEALAEISGHYETGEPLPKAMLDKMLAAKNFQSGMMMLRQLEFSLFDFRLHHEYDPAKGARIQETLDEVRRQVAVLIPPSFNRFQHGFAHIFAGGYAAGYYSYKWAEVLSADAFSRFEEEGIFNPDTGRSFLHNILEMGGSAEPMDLFKQFMGREPSIDALLRHSGIAA; from the coding sequence ATGAGCAACCCTTTGCTTAACGGCGCAAAATTACCGCTTTTTTCCCAGATTAAACCTGAACATATTCAAGTTGCCGTTGAGCAGGCCATTGCTCAGTGTCGTGCCAAGATTGATGAAGTGCTGCAAAACTCAGGGCCGTTTACGTGGGATAACTTAGTCGCCCCGTTGGAGCAAGTGGACGACGAGTTAAGCCAGATTTGGTCGCCCGTGTCCCATATGAACTCAGTGGTGAGCACTGATGAATGGCGCGCCGCCCATGATGCTTGTTTGCCACTGTTATCTGAATACGGCACCTATGTGGGCCAACACCAAGGGCTGTATCAGGCCTATAAATCGCTGCGTGCATCGCCAGAGTTTGACCAATTAAGTCAAGCGCAACAGATGGTGATTGAGCACAGCTTACGGGACTTCGAGCTTTCGGGTATCGGCTTAGATGATGGGCAAAAAGTGCGTTATGGCGAAATCGTTAAACGCCTATCCGAGCTGACGAGCGGCTTTTCGAATCAACTGCTCGATGCGACCCAAGCTTGGACTAAGTTAATTACCGACGAGGCAGAATTAGCCGGTTTACCCGATTCAGCTAAGGCGGCCGCAAAAGCGATGGCCGAGGCTCGCGAACAAGAAGGTTGGTTATTTACCTTAGATTTCCCTTCCTATTTACCCGTGATGACCTACAGCGAAAACCGTAGCCTACGTGAAGAGTGTTATCGCGCCTTCGTGACTCGCGCCTCGGATCAAGGCACGAATGCGGGCGAATTCGATAATGGTCCCTTAATGGATGAAATCCTTGCGCTGCGCCACGAGCTGGCACAGTTGCTAGGCTTTGATAGTTTTGCCGAAAAATCCCTCGCGACGAAAATGGCCGAAACCCCAGCTCAAGTAATGGCCTTCTTAAACGAATTAGCGCTGCGCTCTAAGGATCAAGCCAAGGCCGAATTAGCCGAGCTTAAAGCCTTTGCACTGGAGCAGTATGGCGTGAGCGAAATGGCGTCTTGGGATTTGAGTTTCTATGCCGAGAAGTTACAGCAACATAAATATGAGATTTCTCAAGAGTTACTGCGCCCGTACTTCCCTGAAGATAAAGTGCTATCTGGCTTGTTTTACACCGTCTCGCGCCTATTTGGCTTAAAAATTGTTGAGCAAACTGAGTTCGACCGCTGGCATAAAGACGTGCGTTTCTTCGATATTTTCGACGAAACGGGTGAGCACAGAGGCAGCTTCTATTTAGACTTATACGCCCGCACAGGAAAACGCGGCGGCGCTTGGATGGATGATTGCCGCGTGCGTCGTAATACGCCCCATGGTCTACAAAAGCCCGTGGCTTATCTCACGTGCAACTTCAATGGTCCAGTTGATGGCAAACCAGCACTCTTTACCCACGATGAAGTGACGACGCTGTTCCATGAGTTTGGCCATGGCATTCACCATATGCTGACCAAAATCGATGTGGCAGGCGTATCGGGTATCAACGGTGTGCCTTGGGATGCGGTCGAATTGCCTAGCCAGTTTATGGAAAACTGGTGCTGGCAAGAAGAAGCCTTAGCTGAAATCTCCGGTCACTACGAAACCGGTGAACCTTTGCCAAAAGCCATGCTAGACAAGATGTTAGCGGCGAAAAACTTCCAATCTGGCATGATGATGTTGCGCCAGCTTGAGTTTTCACTGTTCGATTTTAGATTGCACCACGAATATGACCCCGCCAAAGGGGCGCGTATTCAAGAGACCTTGGACGAAGTGCGTCGTCAGGTGGCCGTGTTAATTCCGCCTTCATTTAACCGTTTCCAACATGGTTTTGCGCATATTTTTGCGGGCGGTTATGCCGCAGGTTACTACAGCTACAAGTGGGCCGAAGTGCTTTCAGCGGATGCGTTTTCTCGCTTCGAAGAGGAAGGCATCTTCAATCCTGACACTGGCCGTAGCTTCCTGCACAACATCCTCGAAATGGGTGGTTCTGCTGAGCCGATGGACTTGTTCAAACAGTTTATGGGACGCGAGCCGAGTATCGATGCGCTGCTGCGCCACTCTGGGATTGCGGCTTAA